A segment of the Curtobacterium sp. MCSS17_007 genome:
GCAGTGCCGACGTCCGCAGTGCCCACGCCGTACGAGGAGCTGCTGCGCCGCGTGCTCGAGGAGGGCACGCCGAAGGGCGACCGCACCGGCACCGGCACGCGCAGCATCTTCGGGGCGCAGCTCCGCTACGACCTGTCGCAGGGCTTCCCGTTGGTCACGACCAAGCGCGTGCACTTCAAGTCGGTGGCGTACGAACTGCTCTGGTTCCTGCGCGGCGACGGCAACGCCCGCTGGCTGCAGGAGCACGGCGTCCGCATCTGGAACGAGTGGGCCGACGAGGACGGCGACCTCGGACCGGTGTACGGCGTGCAGTGGCGGTCCTGGCCGACTCCCTCCGGCGAGCACGTCGACCAGATCGCCCAGGTGATCGAGCAGATCCGGACGAACCCGGACTCGCGTCGGCTCATCGTGTCGGCGTGGAACGTCGCCGACGTGCCGGACATGGCGCTCGCCCCCTGCCACGCCTTCTTCCAGTTCTACGTGGTCGACGGCAAGCTCTCGTGCCAGCTGTACCAGCGGAGCGCGGACATGTTCCTCGGCGTGCCGTTCAACATCGCCTCGTACGCGCTGCTCACCCACATGATCGCGGCGCAGACCGGGCTCGAGGTCGGTGACTTCGTCTGGACCGGCGGCGACTGCCACGTGTACGACAACCACGTCGAGCAGGTCCGCGAGCAGCTGAGCCGCACGGCGTACCCGTACCCGACGTTGGAGATCGCCCCACGCGACTCGATCGACGACTACGAGTACGAGGACTTCACGGTCGTGGGCTACGAGCACCACCCGGCGATCAAGGCAGCGGTCGCGGTCTGATGGGCTGGACCGAGCCCGTCCGTGGTGTCGGCATGGTGTGGGCGCGCACGGACTCCGGGGTGATCGGCGCCGACGGGGGCATCCCGTGGCACGTGCCCGAGGACCTCGCGCACTTCCGACAGGTCACCGGTGACGCCGTGGTGGTGATGGGACGGCGCACCTGGGACTCGCTGCCGCCGCGGTTCC
Coding sequences within it:
- a CDS encoding thymidylate synthase — encoded protein: MPTSAVPTPYEELLRRVLEEGTPKGDRTGTGTRSIFGAQLRYDLSQGFPLVTTKRVHFKSVAYELLWFLRGDGNARWLQEHGVRIWNEWADEDGDLGPVYGVQWRSWPTPSGEHVDQIAQVIEQIRTNPDSRRLIVSAWNVADVPDMALAPCHAFFQFYVVDGKLSCQLYQRSADMFLGVPFNIASYALLTHMIAAQTGLEVGDFVWTGGDCHVYDNHVEQVREQLSRTAYPYPTLEIAPRDSIDDYEYEDFTVVGYEHHPAIKAAVAV